A part of Augochlora pura isolate Apur16 unplaced genomic scaffold, APUR_v2.2.1 APUR_unplaced_5617, whole genome shotgun sequence genomic DNA contains:
- the LOC144477963 gene encoding histone-lysine N-methyltransferase SETMAR-like — protein SGRTTSLDNDTLRAQVGANPCQTIAELPNTLKQPWSTIQEHLNQIGKESRAGVWRHHTEAFFDSLITGDEKWVLYDNPKRKRQQLSPNKSPRSIAKPG, from the exons ATCGGGAAGAACAACATCTTTAGACAATGACACGTTAAGGGCGCAGGTGGGAGCAAATCCATGTCAAACAATTGCGGAACTGCCAAACACTCTTAAACAACCTTGGTCAACCATCCAGGAACATTTAAACCAGATTGGTAAAGAAAGCAGAGCAGGTGTTTGG CGGCATCATACAGAAGCGTTTTTTGATAGTTTGATCActggggatgagaaatggGTCCTGTATGATAACCCAAAACGCAAAAGGCAGCAGCTCTCTCCAAATAAATCGCCACGAAGTATAGCTAAGCCAGGTTGA